In a genomic window of Halobiforma lacisalsi AJ5:
- a CDS encoding bacteriorhodopsin, with translation MFEAIQTLVVGTSVLALAAVAFLFAARRLPAAGRSYGYAAAVAAGAMAATYVAMTATESMAAGAGTDFARFVGYTVIWSVICTVVAGVAGVGRRLAAALLAVVVVRLWITYGSWQVEGTVGSALAIVPFALLLVAIYLLFGPFMRAVSSTSGERQLLYAKLRNLVVLGWLALVVTGLLGEAFGLTTDFVAIVASTYIEAVLLVGFGGIVVRSGRALAATAASGDLNPFMRDGTASGEGLEDRAGSPS, from the coding sequence GTGTTCGAAGCAATCCAGACGCTGGTCGTCGGAACGTCGGTCCTCGCGCTCGCAGCGGTCGCCTTTTTGTTCGCCGCGCGGCGGCTGCCCGCCGCCGGTCGTTCGTATGGCTATGCTGCCGCCGTCGCAGCCGGAGCGATGGCGGCCACGTACGTCGCGATGACGGCCACCGAATCGATGGCAGCCGGCGCCGGGACCGACTTCGCCAGGTTCGTCGGCTACACGGTCATCTGGTCGGTGATCTGTACCGTCGTGGCGGGTGTCGCTGGCGTCGGTCGGCGTCTCGCAGCCGCGCTGCTGGCGGTCGTCGTCGTGCGCCTCTGGATCACTTACGGAAGCTGGCAGGTCGAGGGGACGGTCGGTTCGGCGCTAGCGATCGTCCCGTTCGCGCTCCTCCTCGTCGCTATCTACCTGCTGTTCGGCCCGTTCATGCGAGCGGTCTCATCGACCAGCGGGGAGCGACAGTTGCTGTACGCGAAACTCCGAAACTTGGTCGTGCTGGGCTGGCTGGCGCTCGTCGTGACTGGCCTCCTCGGCGAGGCGTTCGGACTCACGACGGATTTCGTCGCCATAGTCGCTTCGACGTACATCGAGGCTGTACTGCTCGTCGGCTTCGGCGGCATCGTCGTCCGGAGCGGCCGCGCCCTCGCAGCGACCGCCGCGTCCGGCGACCTGAACCCGTTTATGAGGGACGGAACCGCTTCCGGCGAGGGGCTCGAGGATCGCGCCGGATCGCCGTCCTGA